A stretch of the Cellulomonas sp. WB94 genome encodes the following:
- a CDS encoding DUF6297 family protein, with amino-acid sequence MSDDAGLTDEVGESGEAGSAVLVGPEATGSFPTGRSIRRYTAAATNLRSGASVGELLGDVYYVVITTAIGIGMALGIAGQLRASLPAGEQTTAGASSLSLPGLVVVLVVGLAGVLLSLAGRLGPVGSAAAEATWWLGLPVDRRGLLRPSARRLPLLAAVVGAVVVGVLDGGLLGDHHGGQVLVAALAAGLVSAALVLAASLAQTFDARRGATSLVGDLVLAAAPVLAVLGVVLGWHPARFPAIPIWSLAVLAVAVAGLAVVVDRRLDDIPSRSLRVSGSVASQAAGAVVSMDSRELGRALTDSAATPRRRRSARFGLVRGPVSALVSADATVLLRSVRHLVQIVVAALVPVLVGVVPQLAGRLGFAIALVVAGSVAMTATGEGARRAEMSPVLDRLLPLAAREVRRLRMVVPGVVMLAWSLVAFGAVGAWAGDLTSWLTLAVVSTPVWAGAAVRAAYRPAPDWGGPLVSTPMGALPAGVTMVLARGPDVVVLGLVPVLIAVALGHVPSAVVIAQVAVSAIVFAVCSSTSTKSMMERMTDASGTAAPGAPAAATGPQSRR; translated from the coding sequence ATGAGCGACGACGCCGGACTGACGGACGAGGTCGGCGAGTCGGGCGAGGCCGGCTCCGCGGTCCTGGTCGGTCCCGAGGCGACCGGGTCGTTCCCGACCGGCCGCTCGATCCGCCGGTACACCGCCGCCGCGACGAACCTGCGCAGCGGCGCGAGCGTCGGGGAGCTGCTCGGTGACGTGTACTACGTCGTCATCACGACGGCGATCGGCATCGGGATGGCGCTCGGCATCGCGGGCCAGCTGCGCGCCTCGCTGCCCGCCGGCGAGCAGACCACCGCCGGCGCGAGCAGCCTGAGCCTGCCGGGTCTCGTCGTGGTCCTCGTCGTCGGGCTCGCCGGAGTGCTGCTCTCGCTCGCAGGCCGGCTCGGTCCCGTCGGCTCGGCGGCCGCCGAGGCGACGTGGTGGCTCGGCCTGCCGGTCGACCGACGCGGGCTGCTCCGTCCGTCCGCGCGTCGGCTGCCCCTGCTGGCGGCGGTCGTGGGCGCGGTCGTCGTCGGGGTCCTCGACGGCGGGCTGCTCGGTGACCACCACGGCGGGCAGGTCCTGGTCGCGGCGCTTGCCGCCGGGCTCGTGTCGGCCGCGCTCGTGCTCGCGGCGAGCCTCGCGCAGACGTTCGACGCGCGGCGCGGCGCGACCTCCCTCGTGGGTGACCTGGTCCTCGCGGCCGCGCCGGTCCTCGCAGTGCTCGGTGTCGTGCTCGGCTGGCACCCCGCGAGGTTCCCCGCCATCCCGATCTGGTCGCTCGCGGTCCTCGCCGTCGCCGTGGCGGGTCTGGCCGTTGTCGTCGACCGCCGGCTCGACGACATCCCGTCGCGGTCCCTGCGGGTCAGCGGCTCCGTCGCGAGCCAGGCCGCGGGTGCGGTCGTGTCGATGGACTCGCGCGAGCTCGGCCGCGCGCTCACCGACAGCGCCGCGACGCCGCGACGGCGCCGGTCGGCCCGGTTCGGGCTCGTGCGCGGTCCGGTGTCGGCGTTGGTCTCGGCCGATGCGACGGTGCTGCTCCGCTCCGTACGGCACCTCGTGCAGATCGTCGTCGCCGCGCTCGTGCCGGTGCTGGTCGGGGTCGTCCCTCAGCTCGCCGGTCGGCTCGGCTTCGCGATCGCCCTGGTCGTCGCCGGATCGGTGGCCATGACGGCGACCGGTGAGGGCGCGCGCCGGGCTGAGATGTCACCCGTGCTCGACCGGCTGCTGCCGCTCGCGGCACGTGAGGTTCGCCGGCTGCGCATGGTCGTGCCCGGCGTCGTCATGCTCGCGTGGTCGCTCGTCGCATTCGGCGCCGTGGGGGCCTGGGCGGGCGATCTGACGTCCTGGCTCACGCTCGCCGTCGTCTCGACGCCCGTCTGGGCCGGTGCGGCCGTGCGGGCCGCCTACCGCCCCGCTCCCGACTGGGGTGGCCCGCTGGTCTCGACACCCATGGGCGCGTTGCCCGCGGGCGTCACGATGGTGCTCGCGCGCGGGCCGGACGTCGTCGTGCTCGGCCTCGTCCCCGTCCTCATCGCCGTCGCGCTCGGCCACGTGCCGTCCGCGGTCGTCATCGCGCAGGTCGCGGTCAGTGCGATCGTCTTCGCGGTGTGCTCGAGCACGAGCACCAAGTCGATGATGGAGCGCATGACCGACGCGTCCGGGACGGCCGCACCGGGTGCGCCGGCCGCCGCGACCGGTCCGCAGAGCCGGCGATGA
- the rsmD gene encoding 16S rRNA (guanine(966)-N(2))-methyltransferase RsmD produces the protein MTRIVAGSAGGRTLQVPPKGTRPTSDRVREALFSRLEHLGAVSRARVLDLYAGSGALGLEAASRGAASVTLVESARLAADVCRRNVATLGFAGTVTVAVERVERFVARPVLAPWDLVLVDPPYDVPDDELAGMLGDVAGALAPDAVLVVERSTRSPEPTWPAGLERFDDRTYGETRVWFAQPERALA, from the coding sequence ATGACCCGGATCGTCGCAGGCTCCGCCGGCGGCCGCACGCTCCAGGTCCCCCCGAAGGGGACTCGCCCGACGAGCGACCGCGTCCGCGAGGCGCTGTTCTCGCGGCTCGAGCACCTCGGCGCCGTCTCCCGTGCGCGCGTCCTCGACCTGTACGCCGGGTCCGGTGCGCTGGGGCTCGAGGCTGCGAGCCGTGGTGCGGCGTCCGTCACGCTCGTCGAGTCGGCCCGGCTCGCGGCCGACGTGTGCCGACGCAACGTGGCGACCCTCGGGTTCGCCGGCACCGTGACGGTCGCCGTCGAACGCGTCGAGCGATTCGTCGCGCGCCCGGTTCTCGCGCCCTGGGACCTCGTGCTCGTCGATCCGCCGTACGACGTCCCGGACGACGAGCTCGCGGGGATGCTGGGCGACGTCGCCGGCGCGCTCGCGCCCGACGCGGTGCTCGTCGTCGAGCGCTCGACGCGCAGCCCCGAGCCGACCTGGCCCGCGGGCCTCGAACGCTTCGACGACCGGACCTACGGCGAGACGCGCGTGTGGTTCGCGCAGCCCGAGCGTGCCCTCGCGTAG
- the coaD gene encoding pantetheine-phosphate adenylyltransferase produces MSTAVCPGSFDPITLGHIDIVRRAASLFDEVVVGVARNSSKAALLGVDVRVELARAALADVPGVRVEQVTGLLAEFVRSVGAVAIVKGLRGGADFDAELPMALMNRRLTGVETVFLAGDQALAHIASSLVKDVARFGGDIDDLVPPGVGRVVRDALGASPAGGGSRA; encoded by the coding sequence GTGAGCACAGCCGTCTGCCCGGGGTCCTTCGACCCGATCACGCTCGGCCACATCGACATCGTGCGACGTGCCGCGTCGCTGTTCGACGAGGTCGTCGTCGGCGTCGCCCGGAACTCGTCCAAGGCGGCCCTCCTGGGCGTCGACGTCCGCGTCGAGCTGGCCCGCGCGGCGCTCGCGGACGTCCCCGGCGTCCGGGTCGAGCAGGTGACGGGTCTGCTCGCCGAGTTCGTCCGCTCGGTCGGCGCGGTGGCGATCGTCAAGGGGCTCCGCGGCGGCGCCGACTTCGATGCCGAGCTGCCGATGGCGCTCATGAACCGCCGCCTGACGGGCGTGGAGACGGTCTTCCTCGCCGGCGACCAGGCGCTCGCGCACATCGCGTCGTCGCTGGTCAAGGACGTGGCGCGGTTCGGGGGCGACATCGATGATCTCGTCCCGCCCGGTGTCGGGCGGGTCGTGCGTGACGCGCTGGGCGCCAGCCCGGCCGGCGGAGGGAGCAGGGCATGA
- a CDS encoding DUF177 domain-containing protein, with product MGTWKVQRAPHLDPRSPLVLDTHELGRRPGSMRTVQRTVKAPEDLGTVVIGVPPGTDLELDLRLEAVMEGVLVSGSVRGRAIGECIRCLDETVEDLDVTIQELYVYPERAAVAVEDGDDEEDVRKLDGDLVDVEPALRDAVVTALPFQPLCRPDCPGLCSECGAHLADDPDHSHEILDPRWAALGGLQSTYDETKES from the coding sequence ATGGGAACCTGGAAAGTGCAGCGCGCGCCTCACCTCGATCCCCGTTCGCCCCTCGTGCTCGATACCCATGAGCTCGGTCGACGTCCGGGATCGATGCGGACGGTGCAGCGCACGGTCAAGGCTCCTGAGGATCTCGGTACCGTGGTGATCGGCGTCCCTCCCGGGACCGACCTGGAGCTGGATCTTCGGCTCGAGGCGGTCATGGAGGGTGTTCTGGTCTCCGGATCCGTCCGTGGCCGAGCAATCGGGGAGTGCATCCGCTGCCTGGACGAGACGGTCGAGGACCTCGACGTCACGATCCAGGAGCTGTACGTCTACCCTGAGCGCGCGGCTGTCGCGGTCGAGGACGGCGACGACGAAGAGGACGTGCGCAAGCTGGACGGCGACCTGGTCGACGTCGAGCCCGCGCTCCGGGACGCTGTGGTGACCGCGCTACCGTTCCAACCGCTGTGCCGGCCGGACTGCCCGGGTCTGTGCTCCGAATGTGGAGCGCACCTCGCGGACGACCCCGACCATTCGCATGAGATCCTTGACCCTCGGTGGGCGGCCCTCGGTGGCCTGCAGAGCACGTACGACGAGACGAAAGAGAGCTAG
- the rpmF gene encoding 50S ribosomal protein L32, translated as MAVPKRKMSRSNTRARRSQWKTTATALTTCPQCKANKQPHMACPTCGAYNNRQYAEAVRTEHEVG; from the coding sequence GTGGCTGTTCCGAAGCGCAAGATGTCGCGCAGCAACACCCGTGCGCGTCGGTCGCAGTGGAAGACCACTGCCACTGCGCTCACCACCTGCCCGCAGTGCAAGGCCAACAAGCAGCCGCACATGGCGTGCCCGACGTGCGGCGCGTACAACAACCGCCAGTACGCCGAGGCCGTGCGCACCGAGCACGAGGTCGGCTGA
- the rnc gene encoding ribonuclease III, which produces MSIASAQLVEKLGIHLDPELLVLALTHRSFAHEAGGIPTNERLEFLGDTVLGLAVTEALYRNHPELPEGELAKMRAATVSQRALAAVARDLDLGSYVLLGKGELSTGGPDKDSILSDTLEALFGAVYLAHGLEPARELVMALVGPTLVAAADLGAGLDWKTSLQELSAELGLGSPSYEVDGVGPDHARTFTARAVVGDEVRGSGTGAAKKLAEQEAAADAYRALDALRPS; this is translated from the coding sequence ATGAGCATCGCGTCCGCTCAGCTTGTCGAGAAGCTCGGGATCCACCTGGATCCCGAGCTTCTCGTGCTGGCGCTCACGCATCGTTCGTTCGCGCACGAGGCCGGCGGCATCCCGACGAACGAGCGTCTCGAGTTCCTCGGGGACACGGTGCTCGGCCTGGCCGTGACCGAGGCGCTCTACCGCAACCACCCTGAGCTGCCCGAGGGTGAGCTCGCCAAGATGCGCGCCGCCACGGTGTCGCAGCGCGCGCTCGCCGCCGTGGCGCGCGACCTCGACCTGGGCTCGTACGTGCTGCTCGGCAAGGGCGAGCTGTCGACCGGTGGCCCGGACAAGGACTCGATCCTGTCCGACACGCTCGAGGCGCTGTTCGGCGCGGTCTACCTCGCCCACGGTCTCGAGCCCGCACGTGAGCTCGTCATGGCGCTCGTCGGCCCTACCCTCGTGGCCGCGGCGGACCTCGGCGCGGGCCTCGACTGGAAGACGAGCCTCCAGGAGCTCTCGGCCGAGCTCGGTCTCGGTTCGCCGAGCTACGAGGTCGACGGCGTCGGACCCGACCACGCCCGCACGTTCACGGCTCGCGCCGTCGTCGGTGACGAGGTGCGCGGCAGCGGGACCGGCGCGGCCAAGAAGCTGGCCGAGCAGGAGGCCGCAGCGGACGCGTACCGGGCGTTGGACGCGCTCCGACCGTCCTGA
- the mutM gene encoding bifunctional DNA-formamidopyrimidine glycosylase/DNA-(apurinic or apyrimidinic site) lyase, with translation MPELPEVETVRDGLARHVLDRTVTAVDVRRDYSVRRHEGGPLDFAGRLTGRRLAAAVRRGKFLWLPLDPVVGSEPDDALMAHLGMSGQLLVRTTPDEVAAGGSHPHLRVRLELTGGAALDFVDQRTFGHLSVTDLEPTPDGAPGGAGSPLAAVPGPVAHIARDLLDPALDRRALVAAVRSRRTGLKRALLDQTLVSGIGNIYADETLWRARLHYARPTDTLRRTEVERALDAAAEVMAEALAQGGTSFDALYVNVNGQSGYFDRSLAVYGRAGEPCRRCGAPVRRDEFMNRSSFTCPVCQPRPRHGRW, from the coding sequence GTGCCTGAGCTGCCCGAGGTCGAGACCGTCCGCGACGGGCTCGCACGCCACGTCCTGGACCGCACCGTGACCGCCGTCGACGTCCGGCGCGACTACAGCGTGCGACGCCACGAGGGCGGCCCGCTCGACTTCGCCGGTCGCCTGACCGGGCGGCGCCTGGCGGCAGCCGTCCGCCGCGGCAAGTTCCTGTGGCTTCCGCTCGACCCGGTCGTGGGCTCCGAGCCCGACGACGCGCTCATGGCGCACCTCGGGATGAGCGGTCAGCTGCTCGTGCGGACGACCCCGGACGAGGTGGCGGCCGGCGGGTCCCACCCGCACCTGCGGGTGCGTCTCGAGCTCACGGGCGGTGCCGCGCTGGACTTCGTGGACCAGCGCACCTTCGGGCACCTGTCGGTCACGGACCTCGAGCCGACGCCCGACGGGGCACCGGGCGGCGCCGGATCACCGCTCGCAGCCGTCCCCGGTCCCGTGGCCCACATCGCCCGCGACCTGCTCGACCCCGCGCTCGACCGCCGGGCGCTCGTGGCGGCGGTCCGCTCGCGCCGGACGGGTCTCAAGCGGGCCCTGCTCGACCAGACGCTCGTGTCGGGGATCGGCAACATCTACGCCGACGAGACGCTGTGGCGCGCGCGCCTGCACTACGCGCGCCCGACGGACACGCTGCGCCGCACCGAGGTCGAGCGCGCGCTCGACGCCGCCGCCGAGGTGATGGCCGAGGCGCTCGCTCAGGGCGGCACGAGCTTCGACGCGCTGTACGTCAACGTCAACGGCCAGTCCGGGTACTTCGACCGGTCCCTGGCCGTCTACGGGCGTGCGGGCGAGCCCTGCCGGCGCTGCGGCGCGCCGGTGCGCCGCGACGAGTTCATGAACCGCTCGTCGTTCACGTGCCCGGTGTGCCAGCCGCGCCCGCGACACGGGCGCTGGTGA
- a CDS encoding phosphoglycerate dehydrogenase produces MTTVLLPLGIELDPALPEGVRAVRYDVRAPIPAEHTDADVLVVWMNTPGQLADSARRLTRLRWVQTLAAGPDAVLDAGFGSHVVVTNGRGLHDGPVAEHALALVLAAARRVPDLVRAQHDHRWARELGGAQQLDPPGSFRTLDGARVLIWGFGSIAARLAPVLTSLGARVTGVARTAGERAGVRVVATADVPAELPTTDVLIGLLPATPETHHAIGTHVLGLLPPSAWVVNVGRGSTLDEDALLEALRSEQLAGAALDVFETEPLPADSPLWDSPRILISPHAAGGRPQGASELIAHNLAAFEGGRPLRNVVEH; encoded by the coding sequence GTGACGACCGTGCTGCTGCCCCTCGGCATCGAGCTCGACCCTGCGCTCCCCGAGGGTGTGCGGGCCGTCCGCTACGACGTCCGAGCACCCATTCCCGCCGAGCACACCGACGCGGACGTGCTGGTGGTGTGGATGAACACGCCCGGCCAGCTCGCCGACAGCGCACGCCGACTGACCCGGCTGCGCTGGGTCCAGACGCTCGCGGCCGGGCCCGACGCGGTCCTCGATGCCGGCTTCGGATCCCACGTCGTGGTCACGAACGGCCGCGGTCTGCACGACGGACCCGTCGCCGAGCACGCGCTCGCGCTCGTGCTGGCTGCCGCCCGGCGCGTCCCGGACCTCGTGCGGGCCCAGCACGACCACCGGTGGGCCCGCGAGCTCGGCGGCGCGCAGCAGCTCGACCCGCCGGGCTCGTTCCGCACGCTGGACGGCGCCCGCGTCCTGATCTGGGGCTTCGGCTCGATCGCGGCACGGCTCGCACCGGTGCTCACCTCGCTCGGCGCACGCGTGACCGGCGTCGCCCGGACGGCCGGTGAGCGCGCCGGCGTCCGCGTCGTGGCCACCGCCGACGTCCCCGCCGAGCTCCCCACCACCGACGTCCTCATCGGTCTGCTCCCGGCGACGCCCGAGACCCACCACGCGATCGGCACGCACGTGCTCGGTCTCCTGCCGCCGAGCGCGTGGGTCGTCAACGTCGGGCGCGGGTCGACGCTCGACGAGGACGCCCTGCTCGAGGCCCTGCGCTCCGAGCAACTCGCGGGTGCGGCGCTCGACGTGTTCGAGACCGAGCCGCTCCCGGCCGACTCGCCGCTGTGGGACTCCCCGCGCATCCTGATCAGCCCCCACGCGGCGGGTGGTCGACCGCAGGGTGCATCAGAGCTGATCGCACACAACCTGGCGGCGTTCGAGGGCGGGCGCCCGCTGCGGAACGTCGTCGAGCACTGA
- a CDS encoding response regulator transcription factor: protein MIVDDHEVVRRGIAEVVERTEGMTVVAEAGSVADGVRRAALVHPQILLVDLQLPDGTGIDLLKRTRETLPDARAIVLTSFDDDDALAEALEAGAAAYLLKSVRGAEITDVIRAVASGRTLLDERTVTRRRAGHDDPTENLTPSELKVLDLIGEGLSNREIAERLGVAEKTVKNHITSLLSKMGLQRRTQVAAWVSARKHSGWRAETNH from the coding sequence ATGATCGTCGACGACCACGAGGTCGTCAGGCGAGGAATCGCCGAGGTGGTCGAACGGACCGAGGGGATGACGGTCGTCGCCGAGGCGGGCTCCGTCGCCGACGGTGTCCGCCGCGCCGCCCTCGTCCACCCGCAGATCCTGCTCGTCGACCTCCAGCTGCCCGACGGCACGGGGATCGACCTCCTCAAGCGGACGCGGGAGACACTCCCCGACGCGCGTGCGATCGTCCTGACCTCGTTCGACGACGACGACGCGCTCGCCGAGGCGCTCGAGGCGGGCGCTGCCGCCTACCTGCTCAAGAGCGTCCGGGGCGCAGAGATCACCGACGTCATCCGCGCGGTCGCGTCGGGGCGCACGCTGCTCGACGAGCGCACGGTGACGCGCCGCCGGGCCGGCCACGACGACCCGACCGAGAACCTGACGCCGAGCGAGCTCAAGGTGCTCGACCTCATCGGCGAGGGCCTGTCGAACCGCGAGATCGCGGAGCGTCTCGGGGTTGCCGAGAAGACCGTGAAGAACCACATCACGTCGCTGCTGTCGAAGATGGGTCTGCAGCGCCGCACGCAGGTCGCCGCGTGGGTCTCGGCCCGCAAGCACTCGGGCTGGCGTGCCGAGACGAACCACTGA
- a CDS encoding GAF domain-containing protein, with amino-acid sequence MTTRDDARTAVPPVDGGTTQADKGRDDLLDAVLSVASGLDLTGVLERFVEASVELTGASFGALNVLDARGASTTFVQVGVSPAVAAMLRHAPHNIGVLGEIPDEGVLALDDLTHHPAFRGFPANHPPMGAFLGTAVRVREKVYGYLYLADKQGGFTEADADVVIALALSAGVALANAQLYANAARREHWLRAGQDITTMLLSGVDEEEALAHIAATAREVAGADTAALALPGVGGELVIELADGHAAESLIGSVMPSDGPSWSVMGEGHGLLVESLSQSRVVRVLPMRAFGPAMFAPLQTSGRGVGVLILMRRIGGSAFESSDLVTAESFAAQAALAFVLAEARHAQDVAALLDERERIARDLHDLAIQQLFATGMQLETVRRRAARGVDPSELTSIVEDALDNVDASVRQIRQIVYALRDPDAANGIVERLRREASLARTGLGFAPSFVVMLDGESVPDGDYIEADQIDARIGPDLTDDVVAVVREGLANAARHAQASSVAVRVIVKGQGPTGTVIVEVEDDGVGLPAMRARRSGTGNLAARARQHGGTFTLGASPAGRGALLTFEAPLG; translated from the coding sequence ATGACCACGCGCGACGACGCCCGCACCGCGGTACCGCCCGTCGACGGCGGCACGACCCAGGCCGACAAGGGTCGCGACGACCTCCTGGACGCGGTCCTGTCCGTCGCGAGCGGGCTCGACCTGACCGGCGTCCTCGAGCGGTTCGTCGAGGCGAGCGTCGAGCTGACCGGGGCGAGCTTCGGTGCGCTCAACGTGCTCGACGCGCGCGGCGCCTCGACGACCTTCGTGCAGGTCGGCGTGTCCCCGGCCGTCGCCGCGATGCTGCGGCACGCGCCCCACAACATCGGGGTCCTCGGCGAGATCCCTGACGAAGGCGTGCTCGCGCTCGACGACCTCACGCACCATCCGGCGTTCCGCGGCTTCCCGGCCAACCACCCCCCGATGGGCGCGTTCCTCGGCACCGCCGTCCGCGTGCGCGAGAAGGTCTACGGCTATCTGTACCTCGCCGACAAGCAGGGCGGGTTCACCGAGGCGGACGCCGACGTCGTGATCGCGCTCGCCTTGTCGGCCGGGGTCGCGCTCGCGAACGCCCAGCTCTACGCGAACGCGGCACGCCGTGAGCACTGGCTCCGCGCCGGCCAGGACATCACTACGATGCTGCTCTCAGGCGTCGACGAGGAAGAGGCGCTCGCGCACATCGCCGCCACGGCCCGTGAGGTCGCCGGGGCCGACACGGCCGCGCTCGCGCTCCCCGGCGTCGGCGGCGAGCTCGTCATCGAGCTGGCCGACGGTCACGCGGCCGAGAGCCTCATCGGCTCGGTCATGCCGTCCGACGGTCCGTCGTGGTCGGTCATGGGAGAGGGCCACGGGCTGCTCGTGGAGTCCCTGTCGCAGTCCCGCGTGGTGCGGGTCCTGCCGATGCGGGCGTTCGGCCCGGCGATGTTCGCCCCGCTGCAGACGTCGGGGCGCGGCGTCGGCGTGCTCATCCTGATGCGCCGCATCGGCGGCTCGGCGTTCGAGTCGAGCGACCTCGTGACCGCCGAGTCGTTCGCCGCCCAGGCCGCGCTCGCCTTCGTCCTGGCCGAGGCGCGGCACGCCCAGGACGTCGCGGCCCTGCTCGACGAGCGTGAGCGGATCGCGCGTGACCTGCACGACCTCGCCATCCAGCAGCTCTTCGCGACCGGCATGCAGCTCGAGACGGTCCGGCGGCGCGCGGCCCGCGGCGTCGACCCCAGCGAGCTCACGAGCATCGTCGAGGACGCGCTCGACAACGTCGATGCGTCGGTCCGACAGATCCGCCAGATCGTCTACGCGCTGCGGGACCCCGACGCGGCGAACGGCATCGTCGAGCGGCTGCGCCGCGAGGCGTCGCTCGCGCGGACCGGGCTCGGCTTCGCGCCGTCATTCGTGGTCATGCTGGACGGCGAGAGCGTGCCCGACGGCGACTACATCGAGGCCGACCAGATCGACGCACGGATCGGCCCCGACCTGACCGACGACGTCGTCGCGGTCGTCCGGGAGGGCCTCGCGAACGCCGCCCGGCACGCGCAGGCGTCATCGGTCGCCGTCAGGGTCATCGTCAAGGGTCAGGGGCCGACGGGGACCGTCATCGTCGAGGTCGAGGACGACGGCGTCGGGCTGCCCGCGATGAGGGCGCGACGTTCCGGGACCGGCAACCTGGCGGCTCGGGCACGGCAGCACGGCGGGACGTTCACCCTGGGCGCCTCGCCCGCAGGCCGCGGCGCCCTGCTGACGTTCGAGGCCCCGCTGGGCTGA
- the cydC gene encoding thiol reductant ABC exporter subunit CydC, producing MTALSGADAPALPRDTAAATEPARVDAPWGSRDPLRRALALLDIDRSRVALSVTLGVLGLGSAVALAGVAAWLIARASQMPPVLELSIATVAVRTFGIGRGVFRYLERLVSHDVALRGMGALRTALYARLAAGRPEGTAAVRRGDLLARVGADVDAVGDAVVRGLLPAAVASVLGLGTVVAMGALLPAAGAALAACLLLAGVVAPWLAARGARITEQRAVAARASIASIALGLLDDPGALAVQGRTAPELAALRRSDAELADATDAGAGPAALASALGSLAVGIAVLSALLLGIPAVAAGSLTPVALAVVVLTPLAAFEATSVLPAAAIQVHRSRAAAARIMALLDEAEAGTVPDHHARGSTAVAPSLVARGLSCAWPGHPPVVTGLDLDLSPGRSIAVVGPSGTGKTTLLLTLAGLLPPHAGTVELGGVAVSSLSRDTAARGVALTAEDAHVFATNVLENLRVARGDVSPDEALDALRRAGLTDWLVGLPDGVDTQLGTDAQNVSGGERRRLLLARALVAPAPLLLVDEPGEHLDRATADLLVRDLLNQSATAPGTAARTAVDRARGVVVVTHRLTPLDAADEVVLLRDGRVEARGTHAELLCTHDGYRESLAREHDDD from the coding sequence ATGACCGCCCTCAGCGGCGCCGACGCGCCCGCCCTGCCGCGTGACACCGCCGCCGCGACGGAACCAGCGCGGGTCGATGCACCCTGGGGGTCACGTGACCCGCTGCGGCGGGCCCTGGCACTCCTCGACATCGACCGGTCCCGCGTCGCACTGTCCGTCACGCTCGGGGTGCTGGGGCTGGGCAGTGCCGTCGCGCTGGCGGGCGTGGCCGCGTGGCTCATCGCCCGCGCCTCGCAGATGCCACCGGTCCTCGAGCTGTCCATCGCCACCGTCGCGGTGCGGACGTTCGGGATCGGCCGCGGAGTGTTCCGCTACCTCGAGCGGCTCGTGTCGCACGACGTCGCGCTCCGTGGCATGGGTGCGCTGCGCACGGCGCTCTACGCGCGCCTGGCCGCCGGTCGCCCCGAAGGGACTGCCGCCGTGCGACGCGGCGACCTCCTGGCGCGCGTCGGCGCGGATGTGGACGCGGTCGGCGACGCGGTCGTCCGAGGCCTCCTGCCGGCCGCCGTGGCCTCGGTCCTGGGCCTCGGCACCGTCGTCGCGATGGGTGCGCTCCTCCCCGCGGCAGGAGCCGCCCTCGCCGCCTGCCTCCTGCTCGCCGGGGTCGTCGCCCCGTGGCTCGCGGCGCGCGGCGCACGCATCACCGAGCAGCGGGCCGTCGCCGCCCGCGCGTCGATCGCGTCGATCGCTCTCGGGCTGCTCGACGACCCGGGCGCGCTCGCCGTCCAGGGGCGCACAGCACCCGAGCTCGCCGCGCTGCGGCGCTCCGACGCCGAGCTTGCCGACGCCACCGACGCGGGCGCGGGTCCGGCCGCGCTCGCGTCGGCACTCGGGTCGCTCGCCGTGGGGATCGCCGTGCTGTCGGCGCTGCTGCTCGGCATCCCCGCAGTCGCCGCCGGCAGCCTGACGCCCGTCGCGCTCGCGGTCGTCGTCCTGACGCCGCTCGCCGCCTTCGAGGCGACCTCGGTCCTGCCGGCTGCCGCCATCCAGGTCCACCGCTCGCGGGCCGCCGCGGCCCGGATCATGGCGCTGCTCGACGAGGCCGAGGCCGGAACTGTCCCCGACCACCACGCGCGGGGCTCGACCGCCGTCGCGCCGTCGCTGGTGGCGCGGGGCCTCTCTTGCGCGTGGCCGGGGCACCCGCCGGTCGTCACGGGGCTCGACCTTGACCTCTCCCCCGGTCGCTCGATCGCCGTCGTCGGCCCGAGCGGCACGGGGAAGACCACCCTCCTGCTGACGCTGGCGGGTCTGCTGCCGCCCCACGCGGGCACCGTCGAGCTCGGCGGTGTCGCCGTCTCGTCCCTCTCCCGCGACACCGCAGCCCGCGGCGTGGCACTGACCGCCGAGGACGCGCACGTCTTCGCCACGAACGTGCTCGAGAACCTCCGGGTCGCCCGCGGCGACGTCTCCCCCGACGAGGCGCTCGACGCGTTGCGCCGGGCCGGGCTGACGGACTGGCTCGTCGGGCTGCCGGACGGCGTCGACACCCAGCTCGGCACCGACGCGCAGAACGTCTCCGGAGGCGAACGGCGGCGCCTCCTGCTCGCCCGCGCCCTGGTCGCGCCGGCACCGCTGCTGCTCGTCGACGAGCCCGGTGAGCACCTCGACCGGGCTACCGCGGACCTCCTCGTCCGGGACCTGCTGAACCAGAGCGCCACCGCACCCGGGACCGCTGCGCGCACCGCGGTGGACCGCGCTCGCGGCGTCGTCGTCGTCACGCACCGACTGACCCCGCTCGACGCGGCCGACGAGGTCGTCCTGCTGCGGGACGGACGGGTCGAGGCGCGCGGGACCCACGCCGAGCTGCTCTGCACCCACGACGGCTACCGTGAGTCGCTGGCCCGTGAGCACGACGACGACTGA